The following coding sequences are from one Pseudoalteromonas carrageenovora IAM 12662 window:
- a CDS encoding LysR family transcriptional regulator has translation MAASYSLDDLRYFCTIVKLGSFKKASANLDMSLSTLSRRIRLLEQALQLTLLNRDAHRVTLTHTGELYYDRYRKLFDEVECIEQALCDEKDQPKGKIRISAPIYMGKHFLSAIFCDFLLQYPNIQLDLRFSNNLIDIEKEGIDIAFRVRNPAIDNWVIRELKLTHNVLCAHPNHSSQSITHPKQLEQHPKITCVGLVPWQLKNQQTREEYSFNPNTHVRLEVDEIQMMKQAVESGAGISYIPDYIALPLIEAAKLKRILPDWKSNGQPFSILYRDRKQIPYRVRLLIEHTLQHFNES, from the coding sequence ATGGCAGCTAGTTATTCTCTCGATGATTTACGTTACTTTTGCACCATAGTAAAACTGGGTAGCTTTAAAAAAGCATCAGCAAATCTTGATATGTCACTATCAACCTTAAGCCGTAGAATACGTCTATTAGAGCAAGCTCTTCAATTAACGCTACTCAATCGAGATGCTCATCGAGTAACGCTAACGCATACTGGCGAGTTATATTACGATCGCTATCGTAAGTTATTTGACGAGGTGGAGTGTATAGAGCAAGCACTTTGTGATGAGAAAGACCAACCTAAAGGGAAAATCAGGATCTCTGCCCCCATTTACATGGGTAAACACTTTTTAAGTGCCATTTTTTGTGATTTTTTACTGCAGTATCCCAATATTCAACTAGATTTACGCTTTTCAAATAACCTTATTGATATTGAAAAAGAAGGGATTGATATAGCGTTTAGAGTAAGAAACCCTGCCATTGATAATTGGGTTATTAGAGAGCTTAAACTTACTCATAATGTGCTTTGTGCTCACCCAAACCATAGTTCCCAATCTATTACCCATCCAAAACAATTAGAGCAGCACCCAAAAATTACGTGTGTTGGGCTAGTTCCGTGGCAGTTAAAAAACCAGCAAACGCGTGAAGAATACAGTTTTAATCCAAACACGCATGTCCGGTTAGAGGTTGATGAAATTCAAATGATGAAACAAGCCGTTGAGTCTGGTGCAGGCATTAGCTACATTCCTGATTATATAGCATTGCCTCTTATAGAAGCCGCAAAGCTTAAACGTATTCTTCCTGACTGGAAAAGTAACGGGCAGCCATTTTCTATACTTTATCGCGACAGAAAACAAATCCCTTATCGAGTGCGACTGTTAATAGAGCATACATTGCAACACTTTAACGAAAGTTAG
- a CDS encoding EamA family transporter, which produces MDNFCITRDRFFGARGVLYQWTSQKKINRNLLLFGVFFVGFIISALGTVVFEHTWYGWADITVGLALGFGSFAANGLLHKGFSVGKASLISILSGLTPLFVLLFAFLLWQETLTTIQLIGFFIIFGGLYIIRYSSDISLNNLQGAQWGLLAALAFAFNDLMGKQSTLLEADTFATLTSMFGFGSFLFAVSWLVKRKNALAAQDRSHTYWSASKTFSCGLLIGLTNVAGMVAIISAFSLGNTGLVSAISGMNILIILLYSRIVLKESFTRQEVIGLATAFLGVIVLRLSF; this is translated from the coding sequence GTGGATAATTTTTGCATTACTCGCGACCGTTTTTTTGGTGCTCGAGGAGTATTGTATCAATGGACGTCGCAGAAAAAGATTAACCGTAACTTATTATTATTCGGTGTATTTTTTGTAGGGTTTATTATTAGTGCGCTAGGTACTGTGGTGTTTGAGCACACGTGGTATGGCTGGGCAGACATTACGGTTGGGCTGGCTTTAGGGTTTGGCTCTTTTGCTGCTAATGGTTTGTTGCATAAAGGGTTTTCGGTTGGTAAAGCGTCTTTAATTAGTATTTTATCTGGATTAACACCTCTGTTTGTCCTTTTATTTGCTTTTTTATTGTGGCAGGAGACCTTAACAACAATTCAATTAATTGGTTTTTTCATTATTTTTGGTGGCCTTTATATCATTCGCTACTCAAGCGATATTTCGTTGAATAATCTACAAGGTGCGCAATGGGGATTACTCGCTGCACTTGCCTTCGCATTTAATGATTTAATGGGTAAGCAATCAACACTTCTCGAGGCAGATACGTTTGCAACTTTAACGTCTATGTTTGGGTTTGGGAGTTTTCTTTTTGCTGTCAGTTGGTTAGTAAAACGTAAAAATGCACTTGCAGCGCAAGACCGATCTCATACGTATTGGTCTGCGAGTAAAACATTTTCGTGCGGGTTACTTATAGGGCTAACAAACGTGGCGGGTATGGTGGCAATAATATCGGCGTTTTCGCTTGGTAATACAGGACTTGTTTCAGCTATTTCCGGAATGAACATTTTAATTATTTTGCTCTATTCACGCATCGTTTTAAAAGAGTCGTTTACCCGCCAAGAAGTGATAGGATTAGCAACAGCATTTTTAGGTGTCATTGTACTTAGGCTCAGTTTTTAA